Proteins encoded within one genomic window of Citrobacter amalonaticus Y19:
- a CDS encoding PTS fructose-like transporter subunit IIBC: MESSLRLVAITNCPAGIAHTYMVAEALEQKARSLGHTIKVETQGASGVENRLTQDEIAAADYVILATGRGLSGEDRARFAGKKVYEIAISQALKNIDQIFTQLPSHSQLFAADSGVKLGKQDVQQGSVMSHLMAGVSAALPFVIGGGILVAIANMLVQFGLPYTDMSKGSPSFTWIIESIGYLGFTFMIPIMGAYIAWSIADKPAFAPAFLVCYLANDKGLLGTQSGAGFLGAVVLGLAIGYFVLWFRKVRLGKALQPLLGSMLIPFVTLLVFGVLTYYVIGPVMSDIMGGLLHFLNTIPPSMKLGAAFLVGAMLAFDMGGPINKTAWFFCFSLLEKHIYDWYAIVGVVALMPPVAAGIATYLTPKLFTQQEKAAASSAIVVGATVATEPAIPYALAAPLPMITANTLSGGITGMLVIAFGIKRLAPGLGIFDPLIGLMSPVGSFYLVLAIGLALNISLIIILKGLWLRRKAAQQELAHEH, translated from the coding sequence ATGGAGTCATCCTTACGTTTAGTGGCAATCACCAACTGTCCTGCGGGCATTGCTCACACCTACATGGTCGCGGAAGCGCTGGAACAAAAAGCGCGTTCGCTCGGTCACACCATTAAAGTCGAAACCCAGGGGGCAAGCGGCGTCGAAAACCGCCTGACTCAGGATGAAATTGCCGCGGCTGATTACGTCATTTTAGCCACCGGGCGAGGCTTAAGCGGTGAAGACAGGGCGCGTTTCGCCGGGAAAAAAGTCTATGAGATCGCCATTTCTCAGGCACTGAAAAACATCGACCAGATTTTCACGCAGTTACCGTCTCATTCGCAGCTTTTTGCCGCCGATAGCGGCGTGAAGCTCGGTAAACAAGATGTCCAACAGGGCAGCGTAATGAGCCATCTGATGGCCGGTGTTTCCGCTGCCCTGCCGTTTGTTATCGGCGGCGGTATCCTGGTCGCTATCGCCAATATGCTGGTACAGTTTGGCTTGCCCTATACCGATATGTCGAAAGGATCGCCGTCATTTACCTGGATTATCGAATCCATCGGCTATCTGGGTTTCACCTTTATGATCCCGATTATGGGGGCGTATATCGCGTGGTCGATTGCCGATAAACCCGCCTTCGCTCCGGCGTTTCTGGTTTGCTATCTGGCTAACGATAAAGGTCTGCTCGGCACTCAGTCCGGCGCGGGATTTCTCGGTGCGGTGGTCCTGGGATTGGCGATCGGTTATTTCGTGCTGTGGTTTCGTAAAGTGCGACTCGGCAAAGCGCTCCAGCCGCTACTTGGCTCAATGCTGATCCCGTTTGTCACTCTGCTGGTGTTTGGCGTATTAACGTATTACGTCATCGGCCCGGTGATGTCAGATATCATGGGTGGCCTGCTGCACTTCCTGAATACCATTCCACCGTCAATGAAGTTAGGCGCAGCCTTCCTCGTTGGGGCGATGCTGGCATTTGATATGGGAGGGCCAATCAACAAAACCGCATGGTTCTTCTGCTTCTCGCTACTGGAAAAACATATCTATGACTGGTACGCCATTGTCGGCGTAGTCGCATTGATGCCGCCCGTCGCGGCGGGTATTGCCACCTACCTGACGCCAAAACTGTTTACTCAACAAGAAAAGGCGGCCGCCAGCAGCGCGATTGTGGTCGGCGCCACCGTCGCTACCGAACCGGCGATTCCCTACGCGTTGGCCGCACCGCTGCCGATGATTACCGCGAATACGCTCTCCGGCGGCATTACCGGTATGCTGGTGATCGCCTTCGGAATCAAACGCCTCGCGCCGGGATTAGGTATCTTTGATCCTCTGATCGGCCTGATGTCACCGGTCGGTTCCTTTTATCTGGTGCTGGCAATCGGTCTGGCGCTGAACATTTCGTTAATCATCATCCTGAAAGGATTGTGGCTCAGACGTAAAGCCGCGCAGCAGGAGCTTGCACATGAACATTGA
- the fdhD gene encoding formate dehydrogenase accessory sulfurtransferase FdhD produces MNKIHPEEVKNVINVTSSRQVNLWKREDLQHPQPDEVAEEVPVALVYNGISHVVMMASPKDLEHFAVGFSLSEGIIDSPREIYGMDVVPSCNGLEVQIELSSRRFMGLKERRRALAGRTGCGVCGVEQLSDIGKPVQPLPFTQTFHLARLDHALRHLKDFQPVGQLTGCTHAAAWVMPSGELAGGHEDVGRHVALDKLLGRRAAEGERWLPGAALVSSRASYEMVQKSAMCGVEILFAVSAATTLAIEVAERCNLTLVGFCKPGKATIYTHPQRLIAE; encoded by the coding sequence GTGAATAAGATACATCCAGAAGAAGTTAAAAATGTGATAAATGTCACGAGTTCCCGACAGGTTAACCTTTGGAAACGTGAGGATTTGCAACACCCTCAGCCGGATGAGGTAGCCGAAGAGGTGCCCGTTGCGCTGGTCTATAACGGCATTTCTCATGTTGTGATGATGGCTTCGCCGAAGGATCTGGAACATTTTGCGGTCGGTTTTTCCCTCTCCGAGGGGATTATTGACAGCCCGCGCGAGATCTATGGCATGGATGTGGTTCCCTCCTGTAACGGTCTTGAAGTCCAGATCGAACTTTCCAGTCGTCGTTTTATGGGGTTGAAAGAGCGTCGTCGCGCGCTGGCCGGACGCACCGGCTGTGGCGTATGCGGCGTTGAGCAGCTTAGTGATATCGGTAAACCCGTACAGCCACTGCCGTTCACCCAGACCTTTCATCTCGCCAGGCTTGACCACGCGTTAAGGCATCTGAAGGATTTTCAACCCGTGGGACAGCTCACCGGCTGTACGCATGCTGCGGCGTGGGTGATGCCATCAGGCGAACTGGCGGGCGGACATGAAGATGTCGGTCGACATGTTGCGCTGGATAAACTGCTGGGACGACGTGCCGCAGAAGGGGAACGCTGGCTGCCGGGCGCGGCGCTGGTCTCCAGTCGCGCCAGCTATGAGATGGTGCAGAAGTCCGCAATGTGCGGCGTCGAGATCCTGTTCGCCGTTTCCGCCGCCACCACGCTCGCCATTGAAGTTGCCGAGCGCTGTAATCTGACGCTGGTGGGGTTCTGTAAGCCGGGCAAGGCAACCATTTATACGCATCCACAGCGTTTAATCGCTGAATGA
- a CDS encoding aminopeptidase has translation MNIELLQQLCEASAVSGDEQEVRNILINTLEHDVDEITFDGLGSFVARKGNCGPKVAVVGHMDEVGFMVTHIDDNGFLRFTTIGGWWNQSMLNHRVAVRTRKGVKIPGIIGSVAPHALTEKQKQQPLTFDEMFIDIGASSREEVEKRGIAMGDFISPEANFARWGDDKIVGKALDNRVGCALMTELLQTVNNPDITLYGVGSVEEEVGLRGAQTSAEHIKPDLVIVLDTAVAGDVPGIDNIKYPLKLGAGPGLMLFDKRYFPNQQLVAALKACAEGSAVPVQFCTMKTGATDGGRYNVMGGGRPVAALCLPTRYLHANSGMISAKDYDALFTLVRELLTSLTADKVNAFTDFRQVN, from the coding sequence ATGAACATTGAGTTACTTCAGCAGTTATGCGAGGCCAGTGCCGTCAGCGGCGATGAGCAAGAAGTGCGCAATATCCTCATCAACACGCTGGAGCACGACGTAGATGAAATAACCTTTGACGGTCTCGGCAGTTTTGTCGCCCGCAAAGGCAACTGCGGGCCAAAGGTGGCGGTGGTGGGCCATATGGATGAAGTTGGCTTTATGGTCACGCATATCGACGATAATGGTTTTCTGCGTTTCACCACCATCGGCGGTTGGTGGAATCAGTCAATGCTCAACCATCGGGTCGCCGTTCGCACGCGCAAGGGCGTTAAAATCCCCGGAATCATCGGTTCCGTCGCGCCGCATGCGCTAACGGAAAAGCAAAAGCAGCAGCCGCTGACCTTTGACGAGATGTTTATCGATATTGGCGCGAGCAGCCGCGAAGAGGTGGAAAAACGCGGCATCGCCATGGGTGATTTCATTAGCCCGGAAGCGAACTTTGCCCGCTGGGGTGACGACAAAATCGTTGGTAAAGCGCTGGATAACCGCGTCGGCTGTGCGCTAATGACAGAACTGTTACAGACGGTGAATAACCCCGACATTACGCTTTACGGCGTCGGCAGCGTGGAAGAAGAAGTTGGACTGCGCGGGGCGCAAACCTCAGCAGAACATATCAAACCTGATCTGGTTATCGTGCTGGATACGGCAGTCGCAGGCGATGTGCCCGGCATCGACAACATTAAATACCCCTTGAAACTGGGCGCAGGGCCAGGCCTGATGCTGTTTGATAAACGTTACTTCCCCAATCAGCAACTGGTCGCTGCGTTAAAAGCGTGTGCGGAAGGTAGCGCTGTTCCGGTGCAGTTTTGCACCATGAAAACCGGGGCAACGGACGGCGGGCGCTATAACGTGATGGGCGGAGGTCGCCCGGTCGCGGCGCTCTGTTTGCCTACCCGTTACCTTCACGCTAACAGCGGCATGATTTCCGCGAAGGACTATGACGCCCTGTTTACGCTGGTGCGCGAACTGCTGACGTCGTTGACCGCGGATAAGGTCAACGCATTTACCGATTTTCGTCAGGTGAACTGA
- a CDS encoding PTS fructose transporter subunit IIA translates to MSELNENCIDLNIQGNTPYSILKQLAEIAFKNGYITDRPLFLQTLLMREKLHSTGFGSGIAVPHGKSVCVKQPFVLFARKTQSIDWKASDGEGVNCWICLGVPQTGEEDQVKIIGTLCRKIIHQDFINQLKQGDASQVLALLNQTLTS, encoded by the coding sequence ATGTCGGAACTCAACGAAAACTGTATTGATCTGAATATTCAGGGTAATACTCCTTATTCCATACTCAAACAGCTCGCGGAAATAGCGTTTAAGAATGGCTATATCACCGATCGCCCGTTATTTCTGCAAACGCTACTGATGCGGGAAAAACTGCATTCCACCGGATTCGGCTCAGGCATCGCCGTTCCTCACGGAAAAAGCGTCTGCGTGAAGCAACCCTTTGTTCTGTTTGCCCGTAAAACCCAGAGTATTGACTGGAAGGCCAGCGATGGCGAAGGCGTCAACTGTTGGATCTGCCTCGGCGTGCCACAAACCGGTGAAGAGGACCAGGTCAAAATCATCGGCACGCTATGCCGCAAAATTATCCATCAGGATTTCATCAATCAACTGAAACAGGGTGACGCCAGTCAGGTGCTTGCCCTGTTAAATCAGACCTTAACCTCATAA
- the fdnG gene encoding formate dehydrogenase-N subunit alpha codes for MQVSRRQFFKICAGGMAGTTAAALGFAPGVALAETRQYKLLRTRETRNTCTYCSVGCGLLMYSLGDGAKNAKASIFHIEGDPDHPVNRGALCPKGAGLVDFIHSESRLKFPEYRAPGSDKWQQISWDEAFDRIAKLMKEDRDANYIAQNADGVTVNRWLSTGMLCASASSNETGFLTQKFTRALGMLAVDNQARVUHGPTVASLAPTFGRGAMTNHWVDIKNANLIVVMGGNAAEAHPVGFRWAMEAKIHNGAKLIVIDPRFTRTASVADFYTPIRSGTDIAFLSGVILYLLTNEKYNREYTEAYTNASLIVREDFGFDDGLFTGYDADARKYDKTSWNYELDENGFAKRDTTLQHPRCVWNLLKQHVSRYTPDVVENICGTPKADFLKVCEYIAETSAKDKTASFLYALGWTQHSIGSQNIRTMAMIQLLLGNMGMAGGGVNALRGHSNIQGLTDLGLLSQSLPGYLTLPNEKQTDLQTYLTANTPKPLLKDQVNYWGNYPKFFVSLMKAFYGDKATAENNWGFDWLPKWDKGYDVLQYFEMMKEGKVNGYICQGFNPVASFPNKNKTIASLSKLKFLVTIDPLNTETSTFWQNHGESNDVDPSKIQTEVFRLPSTCFAEENGSIVNSGRWLQWHWKGADAPGIAVTDGEILAGIFLRLRKMYAEQSGANPEQVLSMTWNYSTPHEPASEEVAMESNGKALADLIDPATGAVIVKKGQQLSSFAQLRDDGTTSSGCWIFAGSWTPEGNQMARRDNADPSGLGNTLGWAWAWPLNRRILYNRASADPQGNPWDPKRQILKWDGAKWGGMDIPDYSAAAPGSDVGPFIMQPEGMGRLFALDKMAEGPFPEHYEPFETPLGTNPLHPNVISNPAARIFKGDAEALGKADKFPYVGTTYRLTEHFHYWTKHALLNAIAQPEQFVEIGETLANKLGIAHGDTVKVSSNRGYIKAKAVVTKRIRTLKADGKDIDTIGIPIHWGYEGVAKKGFIANTLTPSVGDANSQTPEFKSFLVNVEKV; via the coding sequence ATGCAGGTCAGCAGAAGGCAGTTCTTTAAGATCTGCGCTGGCGGTATGGCAGGCACCACGGCGGCAGCACTGGGCTTTGCGCCCGGCGTAGCGCTCGCGGAAACACGGCAATATAAACTGCTGCGCACCCGCGAAACCCGTAATACCTGCACTTACTGTTCCGTTGGTTGTGGGCTGTTGATGTACAGCCTCGGCGACGGTGCAAAAAACGCCAAAGCATCTATCTTCCATATCGAAGGTGACCCGGACCATCCGGTCAACCGTGGCGCGCTCTGCCCGAAAGGGGCCGGTCTGGTGGACTTCATCCACTCCGAAAGCCGCCTGAAATTCCCGGAATACCGCGCGCCAGGCTCGGATAAATGGCAGCAGATCAGCTGGGATGAGGCATTCGACCGCATCGCTAAGCTGATGAAAGAAGACCGCGATGCTAACTACATTGCGCAAAACGCCGATGGCGTTACCGTTAACCGCTGGCTTTCTACCGGGATGCTGTGTGCGTCCGCGTCCAGTAACGAAACCGGCTTTTTAACACAAAAATTTACCCGCGCGCTCGGTATGCTCGCGGTCGACAACCAGGCGCGTGTCTGACACGGACCAACGGTAGCAAGTCTTGCTCCAACATTTGGTCGCGGTGCGATGACCAACCACTGGGTCGACATCAAGAACGCCAACCTCATCGTGGTGATGGGCGGTAACGCCGCTGAAGCGCACCCGGTAGGATTCCGTTGGGCGATGGAAGCGAAAATTCATAACGGCGCGAAGCTGATTGTGATCGATCCTCGCTTTACGCGTACGGCGTCGGTAGCCGATTTCTACACGCCTATTCGTTCTGGTACTGACATTGCCTTCCTGTCAGGCGTCATTCTGTACCTGCTGACTAACGAAAAATATAACCGCGAATATACCGAAGCCTACACCAACGCCAGCCTGATCGTGCGTGAAGATTTTGGCTTCGACGATGGCCTGTTTACTGGCTATGACGCGGATGCACGCAAGTACGACAAAACCAGCTGGAACTATGAGCTGGACGAAAACGGCTTTGCGAAACGCGATACCACCCTGCAACACCCGCGCTGCGTCTGGAACCTGCTGAAACAGCACGTTTCCCGCTATACGCCGGACGTGGTGGAAAACATCTGCGGTACGCCAAAAGCCGATTTCCTGAAAGTGTGCGAGTACATTGCAGAGACCAGCGCGAAAGACAAAACCGCGTCGTTCCTGTATGCACTGGGCTGGACGCAGCACTCCATTGGTTCGCAGAACATCCGTACCATGGCGATGATCCAGTTGCTGCTCGGCAACATGGGGATGGCAGGCGGCGGCGTTAACGCCCTGCGCGGTCACTCCAACATTCAGGGGCTGACGGACTTAGGCCTGCTGTCACAAAGCCTGCCGGGCTACCTGACGCTGCCGAATGAGAAGCAGACCGACCTGCAAACGTATCTGACCGCCAACACGCCGAAACCGCTGTTGAAAGACCAGGTCAACTACTGGGGCAACTACCCGAAATTCTTCGTCTCGTTGATGAAAGCCTTCTATGGCGATAAAGCGACCGCGGAAAATAACTGGGGCTTTGACTGGCTGCCGAAGTGGGACAAAGGGTACGACGTACTGCAATACTTCGAGATGATGAAAGAGGGTAAGGTCAATGGCTACATCTGCCAGGGCTTCAACCCGGTCGCGTCATTCCCGAACAAAAACAAGACGATTGCGTCACTGTCTAAACTGAAGTTCCTGGTGACTATCGATCCGCTTAACACGGAGACCTCCACCTTCTGGCAAAACCACGGTGAGTCGAACGATGTGGATCCGTCGAAAATCCAGACCGAAGTGTTCCGTCTGCCATCCACCTGCTTCGCCGAAGAGAACGGTTCAATCGTCAACTCCGGTCGTTGGCTACAGTGGCACTGGAAAGGCGCAGACGCCCCGGGGATCGCGGTGACTGACGGTGAAATCCTGGCCGGTATCTTCCTGCGCCTGCGTAAGATGTATGCCGAACAGAGCGGTGCCAACCCGGAACAGGTGCTGAGCATGACCTGGAACTACTCCACCCCACATGAACCGGCATCGGAAGAAGTGGCGATGGAGAGCAACGGCAAAGCATTGGCCGATCTCATCGACCCGGCAACGGGCGCAGTGATCGTGAAAAAAGGCCAACAGCTCAGCTCGTTTGCCCAACTGCGTGACGACGGCACGACTTCCAGCGGCTGCTGGATTTTCGCCGGTAGCTGGACGCCGGAAGGCAACCAGATGGCGCGTCGCGATAACGCCGATCCATCCGGTCTCGGCAATACGCTGGGCTGGGCATGGGCGTGGCCGCTGAACCGCCGCATCCTGTACAACCGTGCTTCCGCTGACCCGCAGGGCAACCCGTGGGATCCGAAGCGCCAAATCCTGAAATGGGACGGTGCGAAGTGGGGCGGGATGGACATTCCGGACTACAGCGCCGCCGCACCCGGCAGCGATGTTGGACCGTTCATCATGCAGCCGGAAGGGATGGGTCGCCTGTTTGCGCTCGACAAGATGGCGGAAGGGCCGTTCCCGGAACACTACGAACCGTTTGAAACGCCGCTGGGGACCAACCCGCTGCATCCGAACGTTATCTCTAACCCTGCCGCCCGTATCTTTAAGGGCGACGCCGAAGCGCTGGGTAAAGCCGATAAGTTCCCGTACGTCGGGACCACGTATCGTCTGACCGAGCACTTCCACTACTGGACCAAGCATGCGCTGCTCAACGCCATCGCACAGCCGGAACAGTTTGTGGAGATAGGCGAAACGCTGGCGAACAAGCTCGGCATCGCGCATGGCGATACCGTTAAAGTCTCCTCTAACCGCGGCTATATCAAAGCCAAAGCAGTGGTGACCAAGCGTATTCGCACGCTGAAGGCAGACGGTAAGGATATCGATACTATCGGTATTCCCATTCACTGGGGCTATGAAGGCGTGGCGAAGAAAGGGTTTATTGCGAACACCCTGACGCCGTCGGTGGGCGATGCAAACTCACAAACGCCAGAATTTAAGTCCTTCCTGGTGAACGTGGAAAAGGTCTAA
- a CDS encoding DUF1471 domain-containing protein: MKSIKTFVAIIALATSFGSFAAQSVTATGSTLESAEAKIAAQAEQAGASSYKITQAYTGNRVHMTAELTK, encoded by the coding sequence ATGAAAAGCATCAAAACTTTTGTCGCAATTATCGCTCTCGCTACCTCTTTCGGCTCTTTCGCTGCCCAGTCCGTGACCGCTACCGGTTCTACTCTGGAAAGCGCTGAAGCAAAAATCGCTGCGCAGGCTGAACAAGCCGGTGCAAGTTCCTACAAAATCACACAGGCTTACACCGGTAACCGCGTGCACATGACGGCGGAACTGACTAAATAA
- a CDS encoding putative frv operon regulatory protein, whose amino-acid sequence MLSERQLTLVDLLEQQPCSLNALARQTGVSGRTILRDIDYINFTLSGKARIQPGGNASYQLEIIDRRSFFQLLQRHDNDDRLLALLLLNPFTPRVQLAAALNLPETWVADRLSRLKQRYERAFCLSSRPGVGHFIDEPEEKRVVLLANLLKKDPLLIPLPGVTRDNVERLNAACERLDAFALMSGEYLASLVLAVYALRNQLTRTWPECRHTLLKNIVEQSGIYLGENAFNTLFGLLETQQQQAMTISAETVVSLLQRVPGVAALNIIDTQLVDNITGHLRRCVSAPIWVPEHRQSSMNNLKAAWPAAFDMSLRFIALLREQLAIPLFDSDLIGLYFACALERHQNERQPIILLSDQNAIATINQQAIERDVLNCRVIIARTPGDVISICQEVEPLLIVNNSHYLLDDSLKNVLTIKNIISSAGTEQIKSFLATAFICQQPERFFSESGSFHYANTPDEGWLNIIRQICTRLVAQDQITDDEAQRICAREGEGENLIVNHLAIPHCWSEQKRRFRGFFITLEHAVLVNNDPVNHVLIACAAADARHELKIFSYLASVLCSHPAETICGLKGYKSFIGLLKQ is encoded by the coding sequence ATGCTCAGTGAACGCCAGTTAACGCTCGTCGACCTTCTTGAACAACAGCCCTGCTCGCTAAACGCGCTGGCGCGGCAAACTGGCGTTTCGGGCAGAACCATCCTGCGCGATATTGATTACATCAACTTTACGCTCAGCGGTAAGGCCCGCATTCAGCCTGGCGGTAACGCAAGCTATCAACTGGAGATCATCGACAGGCGCAGCTTTTTCCAGCTTCTGCAACGCCATGATAATGATGACCGGTTGCTGGCGCTCCTGCTGTTGAATCCTTTTACTCCCCGCGTACAGTTAGCGGCTGCGCTTAACCTGCCGGAAACCTGGGTTGCCGATCGTCTGTCGCGTCTGAAGCAGCGCTATGAACGTGCATTTTGCCTTTCCAGTCGCCCGGGCGTTGGCCATTTTATTGATGAGCCTGAAGAAAAACGCGTTGTTCTGTTGGCGAACCTACTCAAAAAAGATCCGCTGTTAATTCCGCTCCCTGGCGTGACGCGAGACAATGTGGAACGACTCAACGCCGCCTGCGAACGTCTTGATGCGTTTGCGCTGATGTCGGGAGAATATCTTGCGAGTCTGGTACTGGCGGTCTATGCGCTACGTAATCAGCTCACCCGCACATGGCCGGAATGTCGGCATACGTTGCTAAAAAATATCGTGGAGCAGAGCGGGATCTATCTCGGCGAGAACGCGTTCAACACGCTGTTCGGACTGCTGGAAACACAGCAACAACAGGCAATGACCATATCTGCCGAAACGGTGGTTTCTTTGCTGCAACGTGTGCCCGGCGTTGCCGCGTTGAACATCATTGATACGCAACTGGTTGATAATATTACCGGTCACCTGCGCAGATGCGTTTCGGCCCCGATCTGGGTTCCGGAACATCGCCAGAGCAGCATGAATAACCTGAAAGCCGCCTGGCCCGCCGCGTTCGACATGAGCCTGCGTTTCATTGCGCTGCTGCGTGAGCAATTGGCTATCCCGTTATTCGACAGCGATCTGATTGGGCTCTACTTTGCCTGTGCGCTGGAGCGGCATCAAAATGAACGTCAGCCCATCATTTTGTTATCCGATCAAAACGCCATTGCCACCATTAACCAGCAGGCTATTGAGCGTGACGTATTGAATTGCCGGGTCATCATTGCGCGAACTCCCGGTGATGTGATCTCAATATGTCAGGAGGTGGAACCGCTGCTGATCGTTAATAACAGCCATTACCTTCTGGATGATTCATTAAAAAATGTCCTGACCATCAAAAACATCATTTCTTCCGCTGGCACTGAACAAATCAAAAGCTTTCTCGCCACCGCGTTTATTTGCCAGCAGCCGGAACGTTTCTTTTCTGAATCAGGCAGTTTCCACTATGCCAATACCCCCGACGAAGGCTGGCTCAACATCATCCGCCAGATTTGTACCCGACTTGTGGCACAAGACCAGATTACCGACGATGAGGCGCAACGTATCTGCGCTCGAGAAGGCGAAGGTGAAAACCTGATAGTCAATCATCTGGCAATCCCCCATTGCTGGAGCGAACAAAAGCGCCGTTTTCGCGGATTCTTTATTACCCTCGAACACGCTGTTCTGGTCAATAATGACCCCGTGAACCATGTGCTGATCGCCTGCGCCGCCGCCGATGCGCGTCATGAACTAAAAATCTTCAGCTATCTGGCCAGCGTGCTATGCAGTCATCCTGCTGAAACCATTTGCGGGTTAAAGGGATATAAGTCATTTATTGGACTACTAAAACAGTAA
- a CDS encoding PTS sugar transporter subunit IIB produces the protein MLKILCVCGCGLGSSFAIEMTAKAVLKKLEIPAHIEHTTVSEAGAFKSDMILTQKTFADILTADASEEEIKRVVVLNKLTDKDEIEAKIVAFLKERNLKVAHYE, from the coding sequence ATGCTTAAAATTCTTTGCGTATGTGGCTGCGGCCTCGGTTCAAGTTTTGCTATTGAAATGACGGCGAAAGCGGTTTTAAAGAAACTGGAAATTCCTGCTCATATCGAACATACCACGGTATCCGAAGCAGGGGCATTTAAATCCGACATGATCCTGACGCAAAAAACCTTTGCTGACATCTTAACGGCTGACGCCAGCGAAGAAGAAATTAAACGGGTCGTGGTACTGAATAAGCTCACAGACAAAGACGAAATTGAAGCCAAGATCGTCGCGTTTTTAAAAGAGCGGAATCTGAAGGTAGCCCATTATGAATAG
- a CDS encoding 6-phosphofructokinase, with protein MKMGIVISGGDVSGINNFIFQVARLADAKITLFNGGIPGLLEKNHHDVTWRDLVDFSIAAIPVITSGRTTRKLQRSEYETIARKLKSLHIDVLIMAGGDGSLQFLNTLSEFDINCFGVGMTIDNDVYGSHYTIGFSTACEQIIKEVSRLRNTGRALPGRVFMVELLGGYCGELTLQSAIKCNADIALIPESQMPLETLAQRVKQKLSVQNSVIILCSEGYTREYSPGFQGAIDTMIKQLEPRIGERIRKTIVGYGLRNGDPTCEEIYQGTIMASEVVRCILSGMKNKAIIINQSNKPIPIDLVSMKKRLVDTEGHHYKLAKQLNII; from the coding sequence ATGAAAATGGGTATTGTCATTAGTGGTGGAGACGTTTCTGGAATAAATAATTTCATATTCCAGGTCGCCAGACTCGCGGATGCAAAAATTACGTTATTCAATGGTGGTATCCCCGGTTTACTGGAGAAAAATCACCATGACGTGACATGGCGAGATTTGGTTGATTTTTCTATCGCGGCGATACCTGTCATTACCTCAGGAAGAACCACCCGGAAGTTGCAGCGTAGCGAGTATGAAACGATCGCCAGAAAACTCAAGTCGTTGCACATTGATGTGCTGATTATGGCGGGCGGCGACGGCAGTTTACAGTTTCTCAATACCCTGAGCGAGTTTGATATTAATTGTTTTGGCGTAGGGATGACTATCGATAATGATGTTTATGGCAGCCATTATACGATTGGTTTTTCGACCGCCTGCGAACAGATTATTAAGGAGGTTTCGCGTTTAAGAAATACGGGCAGAGCGCTACCCGGTCGCGTGTTTATGGTGGAATTGTTGGGCGGATATTGTGGCGAATTAACACTGCAATCAGCCATTAAATGCAATGCGGATATTGCCCTGATCCCGGAATCCCAGATGCCGCTTGAAACCTTAGCGCAGCGGGTGAAGCAGAAACTGTCTGTCCAGAACAGCGTGATTATTCTGTGCTCCGAAGGCTACACCCGAGAATATTCTCCCGGCTTTCAGGGAGCGATTGACACAATGATTAAGCAACTCGAACCGCGTATTGGCGAGCGAATTCGTAAAACGATAGTCGGTTACGGTTTACGTAATGGCGATCCGACCTGTGAAGAAATTTATCAGGGCACCATTATGGCGAGCGAAGTGGTTCGGTGCATCCTGTCAGGGATGAAAAATAAAGCGATTATTATAAATCAAAGCAATAAACCTATTCCGATTGATCTCGTAAGTATGAAAAAACGTCTGGTTGATACAGAAGGACATCATTACAAACTTGCCAAACAACTCAATATTATTTGA